The DNA sequence GTCATCCACGCGGAGAGGTTCGGGACGGGGGTCGCAGGGACCTTGCGTCGGTTGGCCGGGACCCTGCGGGACAAGCAATCCCAACGCGCCGAAAAGGCCGTCCAAGAGATGCCGGTCAAGCTCCTGTTCCCATTGGTCCTCTTCATCATGCCCGTGACATTCCTGATCATTTTCGGGCCCATCCTGCTGCAATTCATGCGTCCTTGAGGCCGGAACGGCTGAAGGGCGTTTTCAAGGCGACCTCCTTTTGGGACCGGATGATGGGGCTCATGGGGTGCGTTCGCTGGCCCCGGGAGCGTCCCTTCCTTTTCTTCCCGGAATGCGGGTCGGTCCATACCTTCTTCACCTTCCTGCGGCCCGATATTGTTTTTACGGATAAAAACAATAAAATCCTGAGGGTCGTGGCGGGAGCGGGGCCTTGGCGTTTCTTCTGGGGCCCCCGTGGTACACGTCATTGCCTGGAAGCACCCCGCGGGACGGCCCGTGCCCATGGGTGGAAGTCGGGGAAAACCCGGCTCGAGATCCTAACGATAAACTGAACCTGGAGGCGGTCAATGGCCTATGAGTTCCTGAAGTCCGATCCGGAGGTCCGCGAAGCCAACCTGAACGAGTTGAGGCGCCAGAACGAGAAACTGGAACTGATCGCATCGGAGAATTTCACCAGCCTAGCGGTCATGGAGGCCCAAGGCGGGGTCATGACCAACAAATACGCGGAAGGCTATCCGGGGAACCGCTACTACGGAGGATGCGAATACGTGGACGTGGTGGAGAACTTGGCCCGGGACCGGGCCCGCAAGCTCTTCGGGAACGCCGAATACGTCAATGTGCAACCCCATTCGGGGAGCCAAGCCAACATGGCGGTCTATTTCACCTTTGTTCAGCCCGGGGACACCATCCTGGGTCTGGACCTTTCCCATGGCGGGCATTTGACCCATGGCAGCAAGGTGAATTTTTCCGGGAAGATGTACAACTTTTTCGCCTATCAGACCCGCAAAGAGGATGGAAGGGTGGACCTGGACCAGGCCCGGGACCTGGCCCGGAAGCACAAGCCGAAAATGATCAGCATCGGGGCCTCCGCCTATTCCCGTGACTGGGATTACAAAGCTTTCCGCGCCATCGCCGATGAGGTGGGGGCTTTCCTCTGGGCGGATATCGCCCACACCGCCGGGCTCATCGCGGCCGGGGAATTGAACGATCCCATGGCCTATTGTCACGTGGTGACCACGACCACCCACAAGACCCTCCGCGGACCCCGTGGGGGAATGATCCTGATGGGCAAGGATTTCGATAATCCCTTCGGCCTCACGGCCCCCAAGAGCGGCCGGACGAAAAAAATGAGCGAATTACTGGACAGCCAGATCATTCCCGGCATCCAAGGCGGTCCCTTGATGCACGTGGTGGGCGCCAAGGCGGTGGCTTTCGGGGAGGCTTTGAAACCCTCGTTCAAGGACTACGCCAAGCGGGTCAAGGCCAATGCCAAGGCCCTCTGCGGGGCCCTTCAAGGTTTCGGTTTCGAGGTGGTCTCGGGGGGGACCGAGAACCATTTGATGTTGATCGACCTGCGCAACAAAAAGATCAATGGAAAACAGGCCCAGTTGGCCCTGGACGAGGCCCATATCACCACCAACAAGAATTCGGTGCCCTGGGACGCCGAATCGCCGCTCTTGACGAGCGGGCTTCGGCTGGGGTCCCCGGCCTTGACGACCCGCGGTTTCGGCGAAAGGGAATTCGAGAGCATCGCGGGATGGATCAACGCGGTCCTGTCGGCGCCGGAAAGTGAGGCGGTCCGAACGAAGGTCAAGGGCGAGATCGCGGAATTGACCCGGAAGTTCCCGCTTTATCCCGAGTTGCTGAAGGATTAGGCGATAAACAAAAAAAGGCCGGATCCGATCGGATCCGGCCTTTTTTATTGGGTTTATTTCTTGGCGGGTGTGGGGGTCGGGGAATCGGCCGCGACCAGGATACGGGCGGCCGCCCAGGAGGGTGAAGAACCGCTGGGGAGCATCAGGTCCTTGATATCGGTCCCGTTGGCGTTGGCCATGAAGATCTTGGTGCCAACATCCTCCCCGGTCCCAAAAGAGGTGAAGACGATCTTGCGGTCGTTCTGGGCGAACCGGGGGCTGAGGCTCCGATTGTTATTGGTCAGATTGAGAGGATCGCTCCCGTCCAAGGCGTTGAAGGTATAGATCTGGGTGGTGTTGGAACGGTAAAGGTTGGCCAGTACCTTCTTCCCGTCCGCCGAAAGGGAGGGGGATCCCACGTTCCAATCGGTATAACGGGTGATCCGCTGGGCCGACTTTTCGGACAGGCTGTAGGACCAAAGATTGAAGACCGTGTCGTCCAGGTCCGAAAGATAGTAAAGGTTCTTACCGTCGGCGGAGAGGAAGGGACAGATGGCATTGCGTCCGACCATGAGCGTCTCGGGGTCGTATCCGTCGGGATCCATGGACCAGATGTCCCCATGGAGCGAATAGAGGATCCTCTTTCCATCGAGGGACCAGGAAGCGCTGTCGTTGATGAGCAGGTTCTGGTACTGCGTCGGCAATAGGTTCGTGCCCTCGAAGGTCAACTGGGTCCGCCGGCTTCCATCCAGGTCGATCTTCCAGAGATTGTAATTCCCGTCCGGGCTCTCGGCGTTCGACCAGTAAACCACTTGGTCCCCCTTAGGGGAACAAACAGGGAACCACTCCACGCTTTTTCCGCTGGTGAGGGGGGTGATCTGCGAATTCTCAAGGTCCAGGCGGACCAAGTGGCCGCCTTGGACAAAGACCAAACTTCCGGGCGGGATCACCGGGGTTGGGGTGGGAGGAGGGGGAGGGACCTCTACTTTTTTGGGTTTACAACCCGTTATGGGAAGGGAGAACCCAACGGACAAGGCCAGGGCCAGAAGAAAGAGTGGAACGGTCTTTTTCATGGTTCGCTGGACCTCATTTCTTCGACCAGCAGGGTTGTTGGGGCGCGATGGCGGCCAAACGGGTCTTGTGGGCGCCAGTGGCGGAATCCATGACCCAAAGCTCACCGGATTGGACGTAAGCGATCTTGCTGCCATCGGGGGAGAAGATCGCATTGTTCACGCCGGGTTCGGTCAAGAACTTGACCGTTCCGGGATCGGAGCCGTCCTTGGAAGGTTTATCCACGACCGCCACCCGGTAGGCCTCTTCACTGGGGTCCTTCTTGGCCAGGAGCATAAGGAGGCTGGTGGTTTCCGAAGGGGAATAGGTCAGGAGGTTTCCGAGGGGGATGGTTTGGTTGACCAGGATCGCTTTGGAGACCGAACGTTCGGAGGAAGCGGAATAGACCGAATCCCCTCCAACGGCGTAGGCCACTTCCCGGGCGTCGGCCGACCAAGTCATATCAAAGATGGGTCGAGAGGTCTCGGCCAGTCCCAACTCGTCCAAAAGACGGGGATTGGAAAGGCGGAGGCTGAAGTGGTCCATGCCCTTGCGGACCAAAAAAGCCACGTATTTATTGTCCCGATGGGGTGCCCATTCGACCTGAACGACCGAAAATGCCGGGTCCTGGGTCGAAAGGGTCTCTTGGCTGAGGCTATCGAGATTCACCTTCCAAAGGGAATTCTTGTACGCAAAGGCGATCTCGTCGCTCTTGGGCGACCAAGAAAAAGGAGCCTTGAGGCTCAATTCGTTAGGGAGGCTCATGTCGGAATAGAAGGTCAATTGCTTGAATTCAGAAGATCCCTTTTTCACCACGAAAAGATTGGGCTTGCCGTCCTTCATATCGGAAAGGAAAGCCAGGATCTTCCCATTCGGGGACCAAAGGGGGAACCAACTGCTGGTCCCCAGGGGGGTCAAGCGAAGACGGGCGGTCCCATCGTTGTTCATGGTCCAAATAATGGGCTTCTTGTCCTCCAAAACAGTGTAGGCGATCTTCTCGATCTCCTCTGGCGTAGGGGTGGCCGTCGGAGTGGCGGTGGAAGTCGGCTTGGCCTTGGTAATGGACATTTCAGTGGACATTTCCAGCCCGGTGCCTGCTTTTTGATCTTTGACAGGGTGGGCGGCAGGGACCTGAACGGTCGGGACCGGCGAGGGGCTGGTTCCGGGGTTCGAGGAAGAGGATTCAGCAGGGGCAGGCGGATTGACAGGTACTTTAGGTTGGATCTTCTTGAAAAAGGGAAGGGAGCGCTTACCGCAACCGGGGATATTGACGTCACAACCCGCGGAAAACAGAAGGATCAGCAACAACATTGCGGAAAAAATGGACAGGCTTTTTAAGGTTTCGCGCAAATCGTTGTTCCCCGAAGAGATGAAGTTGTTGGTGCCAAACCGTTGAGAAGCAGTCTAGAAGGTCCCCCCCTGAAAGTCAACGAAATCAGGGGTTTTTGGGGTTTTGGGAGGTCTCCATCGGTTCTAGGAGCAAGAGGTGGCCTTCGTTGACCGGCTCTAAAGTGACCTGCAAAGCGGGGGCTTTGGGAAAAGCTCCAATTACCTTCTGTTTTTCCCGGGTCTCCATGGCCTGAAGAAGGGAAGGATCAGGATATAGGTCCAAAAGATGCCCGTTCAAAAGATCCTTTCCAGGGAGGCCCAGGAGTTCCGCAACGGCAGGACCTGTCCCCCGGATATTGAAATGAGGATCGATCAAAAGGTGGCCGGCCGATAGGGCGGGCAGTGGCACGTGGATCTCCCGACCGGGTACCGAAGGAGTCGAGGCGGGAAGGGAACCCGGAATAGGGTCTGGAACCGGTCGATATCGGGATGGAAGCATCAAAAAACAGAGACCCAAAAGGAAGGTCAATAGACCGCACGATGAGGCAGTTTTCCATGGATCGAGGAGAGGAGCAAGTTCCAGGATGAAATGGTATTGAGCATTGTCCTCGCCGGTGAAAGAGGCCTCGTGGAGGATCGAATCCGGAAAGAGGAAACGGTCCCCATCGTTCCCGGGCCGTGGTAATAAGCTCTGATTCCCGCCCGAAAGGATCGGGGTATCGTTGCGGGTCACCCGAAAGACCCGGGTCTGCTCCATGGACTCCAGGGATTTTCCCCAATCGATGGCGCCCATATCGTCGCCCGATCGGAGGATATATCGAAGATGGTCCTGAAGGACCTGGGCCAAGCCGGTTTCCTGCTTGAGGTCAAAATGAAGAACACACCCAAAAGAGATGGCAAAGACCGCCAAGGCGGGAAACAGGATGAGGGAGGCCATTTTAAAGGGGAAAGGGCGTTCCATTGTCTTTCCAGGGTTTTCAAAAAGGGCTATAATCCGGCAACATTTTTCATTTTAGGGCATTTCCAAACCCAATAAAGCGGGAAAACCTTGAAAAAAGACCTGAAACACTACCGTGATGCCATCGATCGGGTGGACCAACAACTGGTCAAGTTATTGAACGAACGAGCCCGCCATGTCCTGGGGATCAAGGAACTCAAGGACAAGGGGGCTCTGCAATTCTATGCTCCGCACCGGGAAAAAGAGGTCTATCGGCGGGTGGCCAAGGCCAACCAGGGACCCTTTCCCACGGAGACCCTCCATTCCATTTTTTGCGAGATCATGTCGGGTTCCTTGGCTTTGGAATCCAAACTGAAGGTCGCCTTTTTCGGACTGCCCGGGACCAACACCCACATCGCCGCTCTCCAGAAATTCGGACATTCCAGTGATTACATTTCCGGCCCGACGCTGAAGGACGTTTTCCTGGAAGTGGAGCGGGGACGGGCCCATTACGGGGTGGTCCCCATCGAGAACTCCACCGAAGGCATGGTCAACCATACCCTGGACCTCTTCGTGGAATCGGACCTGAAGATATGCTCCGAGATCCTCATGCCCATCTCCCACACCCTCATGTCGAGGACCGGGTCGCTCCAAAAGGTGAAGACGGTCCATAGCCACCCGCAAGCCCTGGGGCAGTGTCGGATCTGGCTGGAAGCCAACTTGCCGGGCATCAAGGTGGTGGAAAGCGCCAGTACGGCCAAGGCGGCCCAACAGGCGGCTTCCGATGCCAAGGCCGCGGCCATCGCTCCGGACCTAGCCGCCAAAATGTACCGGCTGCGTCCCATCGCGCGGCATATCGAGGACATGCAGGACAACTACACCCGCTTCCTGGTCATCGGCCGCACCAATGCCGAGCGGACGGGCGCGGACAAGACCTCCCTCATGGTCTCCATCAAGGACAAGGTGGGCGCCCTTTTCGCGCTCCTCCGTCCTTTCGAGAAACGAGGGTTGAACCTGACGAGCATCGAGTCCCGTCCTTCGCGGAAGAAGGCCTGGGATTATTATTTCTTCATCGACTTCCTGGGGCACATCAGCGATCCCCTGGTTTTGGAGGCGGTGGAGGAGATCGAATCGGCTTCCCTGACGGTAAAAGTGCTGGGTTCCTATCCCCGCAGCGAGAATTAAGATGGCCTTTCCCGTCGCCTTTCGTGCCCATTTAGCGGCCATGAAGCCCTATGTTCCGGGCAAGCCTATCGAAGAGCTCGAACGGGAACTCGGCATCACCAACGCCTCCAAATTGGCCTCCAACGAAAACCCCTTGGGACCATCGCCCAAGGTCCTTGAGGCGATCCAAAAAGCCCTGCCTAAGATCGGGCGTTACCCGGATGGGGGGGCCCATCATCTTTCGGGAGCCCTGGCGAAACACTTGGGCGTGGACCCCAAGCAAATCCTGTTGGGCCATGGTTCGAACGAGCTTCTGGTCCTTTTGGGACAGATGGTCCTGTCGCCGGGCGATGAAGTCCTTTTTTCACAGGGAAGTTTCCTGCTTTACCCGTTGGTGGCCCAACTCTTCGAGGCGAAACCGGTCGAGGCCCCGGCCAAGGAGTTCACCCACGACATGGGGGCTTTCCTCAAGGCTTTGACGCCCAAGACCCGGTTGGTCTTCCTTTGCAACCCCAACAATCCGACGGGGACCATGATCCCGCTCGCCCAGGTGGAAGACTTCCTGAAGGCCTGCCCCCCGCAGGTCCTAGTGGTCCTGGACGAGGCCTATTACGAATACGTGGAAGATCCGGCTTATTTCGGTTCCATTGCCCTTTTGTCGAAATATCCGAACCTGGTGGTCCTGAGGACCTTTTCCAAGGCCTACGGGCTGGCGGGCCTGCGTGTCGGCTACGGCGTGGCCCGGCCCGAATTGGTGGAGATCTACCAAAAGACCCGCCAGCCCTTCAACGTGAACAGCATGGCCATGACAGCGGCCGAGGCCGCCTTGGGCGACCCGGACCACATGAAGAAAGCGGTGGAATTGAATGGACGTATGCGCAAGGTCCTGTCCGACGGCCTGCGTGAACTTGGATTGCGGCCCTTGCCGACCCAATCCAACTTCGTTTATTTCGAGATCGAAGGAGCACCGGACCTCTACCAAGCGCTCCTCCAAAAGGGGATGATCGTGCGTCCCATGGGCCCGGGGGCTTTGCGGGTCACCACGGGTACGGAGGCCGAGACCCGGTCCTTCCTCAAGGCCTTTCGCGAAGTGCTGGCCTGGGGGAAGAAGTGATGCGCCCCAAGGTCGCGATCATCGGGGTCGGACTCCTGGGCGGATCCATCGCTTTGGGACTTCGGAA is a window from the bacterium genome containing:
- a CDS encoding PAS domain-containing protein, whose translation is MAQVLQDHLRYILRSGDDMGAIDWGKSLESMEQTRVFRVTRNDTPILSGGNQSLLPRPGNDGDRFLFPDSILHEASFTGEDNAQYHFILELAPLLDPWKTASSCGLLTFLLGLCFLMLPSRYRPVPDPIPGSLPASTPSVPGREIHVPLPALSAGHLLIDPHFNIRGTGPAVAELLGLPGKDLLNGHLLDLYPDPSLLQAMETREKQKVIGAFPKAPALQVTLEPVNEGHLLLLEPMETSQNPKNP
- the hisC gene encoding histidinol-phosphate transaminase; this translates as MAFPVAFRAHLAAMKPYVPGKPIEELERELGITNASKLASNENPLGPSPKVLEAIQKALPKIGRYPDGGAHHLSGALAKHLGVDPKQILLGHGSNELLVLLGQMVLSPGDEVLFSQGSFLLYPLVAQLFEAKPVEAPAKEFTHDMGAFLKALTPKTRLVFLCNPNNPTGTMIPLAQVEDFLKACPPQVLVVLDEAYYEYVEDPAYFGSIALLSKYPNLVVLRTFSKAYGLAGLRVGYGVARPELVEIYQKTRQPFNVNSMAMTAAEAALGDPDHMKKAVELNGRMRKVLSDGLRELGLRPLPTQSNFVYFEIEGAPDLYQALLQKGMIVRPMGPGALRVTTGTEAETRSFLKAFREVLAWGKK
- the glyA gene encoding serine hydroxymethyltransferase, which produces MAYEFLKSDPEVREANLNELRRQNEKLELIASENFTSLAVMEAQGGVMTNKYAEGYPGNRYYGGCEYVDVVENLARDRARKLFGNAEYVNVQPHSGSQANMAVYFTFVQPGDTILGLDLSHGGHLTHGSKVNFSGKMYNFFAYQTRKEDGRVDLDQARDLARKHKPKMISIGASAYSRDWDYKAFRAIADEVGAFLWADIAHTAGLIAAGELNDPMAYCHVVTTTTHKTLRGPRGGMILMGKDFDNPFGLTAPKSGRTKKMSELLDSQIIPGIQGGPLMHVVGAKAVAFGEALKPSFKDYAKRVKANAKALCGALQGFGFEVVSGGTENHLMLIDLRNKKINGKQAQLALDEAHITTNKNSVPWDAESPLLTSGLRLGSPALTTRGFGEREFESIAGWINAVLSAPESEAVRTKVKGEIAELTRKFPLYPELLKD
- the pheA gene encoding prephenate dehydratase produces the protein MKKDLKHYRDAIDRVDQQLVKLLNERARHVLGIKELKDKGALQFYAPHREKEVYRRVAKANQGPFPTETLHSIFCEIMSGSLALESKLKVAFFGLPGTNTHIAALQKFGHSSDYISGPTLKDVFLEVERGRAHYGVVPIENSTEGMVNHTLDLFVESDLKICSEILMPISHTLMSRTGSLQKVKTVHSHPQALGQCRIWLEANLPGIKVVESASTAKAAQQAASDAKAAAIAPDLAAKMYRLRPIARHIEDMQDNYTRFLVIGRTNAERTGADKTSLMVSIKDKVGALFALLRPFEKRGLNLTSIESRPSRKKAWDYYFFIDFLGHISDPLVLEAVEEIESASLTVKVLGSYPRSEN